One Paraburkholderia kururiensis DNA window includes the following coding sequences:
- the nagZ gene encoding beta-N-acetylhexosaminidase, which translates to MKTRPGPVMLDVAGKTLTDADLSRLAHPMTGGVILFARHFESRAQLVALTDAIRNVREDILIAVDHEGGRVQRFRTDGFTVLPAMGRLGELWDKDVLHATKVATAVGYILAAELRACGIDMSFTPVLDLDYGHSKVIGDRAFHRDPRVVALLAKSLNHGLALAGMANCGKHFPGHGFAVADSHVAVPIDDRPLDAILAEDVKPYDWLGLALQSVIPAHVIYPQVDDKPAGFSRVWLQDILRGKLGFTGAIFSDDLSMEAARQGGTLTEAATAALEAGCDMVLICNQPEEAGKVLDALAFEPSKASRQRIKAMRPRGKALEWTRLVSQPAYQRAQALLRSALG; encoded by the coding sequence ATGAAAACCCGACCCGGCCCGGTGATGCTCGACGTCGCCGGCAAGACGCTGACCGACGCCGACCTGAGCCGCCTCGCCCATCCGATGACGGGCGGCGTGATCCTGTTCGCGCGTCACTTCGAGAGCCGCGCCCAGCTTGTCGCGTTGACTGACGCTATCCGCAACGTGCGTGAGGACATCCTGATCGCCGTGGACCACGAGGGCGGACGCGTGCAGCGCTTTCGCACCGACGGCTTCACGGTGCTCCCCGCCATGGGCCGGCTAGGCGAGCTGTGGGACAAGGACGTGCTGCATGCGACGAAGGTCGCGACGGCGGTCGGTTACATCCTCGCGGCGGAACTGCGCGCCTGCGGCATCGACATGAGCTTCACGCCGGTGCTCGATCTCGACTACGGTCACTCGAAGGTCATCGGCGACCGCGCGTTCCATCGCGATCCGCGCGTCGTCGCGCTGCTCGCCAAGAGCCTCAATCACGGTCTTGCGCTCGCCGGCATGGCGAACTGCGGCAAGCATTTTCCGGGACACGGCTTCGCCGTGGCGGATTCGCATGTGGCGGTGCCCATCGACGATCGACCCCTCGACGCCATCCTCGCCGAGGACGTGAAGCCTTACGACTGGCTGGGTCTCGCGCTGCAATCCGTGATCCCCGCGCACGTCATCTATCCCCAGGTGGACGACAAACCGGCCGGCTTCTCGCGCGTGTGGCTGCAGGACATCCTGCGCGGCAAGCTGGGCTTCACCGGCGCCATCTTCAGCGACGATCTTTCGATGGAAGCCGCGCGCCAGGGCGGCACGCTGACCGAGGCGGCCACCGCCGCGCTCGAGGCGGGCTGCGACATGGTGCTGATCTGCAATCAGCCGGAAGAGGCGGGCAAGGTGCTGGATGCGCTGGCGTTCGAGCCGTCGAAGGCATCCCGCCAGCGCATCAAGGCGATGCGCCCGCGCGGCAAGGCGCTGGAATGGACCCGGCTCGTGAGCCAGCCGGCCTATCAGCGCGCCCAGGCGCTGCTGCGCAGCGCGTTGGGCTGA
- the lepA gene encoding translation elongation factor 4 — protein MDHIRNFSIIAHIDHGKSTLADRIIQLCGGLSDREMESQVLDSMDLERERGITIKAQTAALTYRARDGKVYNLNLIDTPGHVDFSYEVSRSLSACEGALLVVDASQGVEAQTVANCYTAIDLGVEVVPVLNKIDLPAANPENAIAEIEDVIGIDATDATRCSAKTGEGVEDVLEALVAKVPPPKGDPEAPLQALIIDSWFDNYVGVVMLVRIVNGTLRPKERIKLMATGAQYPVEHVGVFTPKSKDLEALSAGQVGFIIAGIKELAATKVGDTVTNAAKPAAKPLPGFKEVKPQVFAGLYPVEANQYDALRESLEKLKLNDASLQYEPEVSQALGFGFRCGFLGLLHMEIVQERLEREFDMDLITTAPTVVYEVVLADGSTIMVENPAKMPDPSKIEEIREPIVTVNLYMPQDYVGSVITLCTQKRGNQVNMQYHGRQVQLTYEIPMAEIVLDFFDRLKSVSRGYASMDYEFKEYRASDVVKVDMLINGDKVDALSVIVHRSQSQYRGREVAAKMREIIPRQMYDVAIQAAIGAHIIARENIKALRKNVLAKCYGGDITRKKKLLEKQKEGKKRMKQVGSVEIPQEAFLAILRVEDK, from the coding sequence ATGGATCATATTCGTAACTTCTCGATCATTGCGCACATCGACCATGGCAAGTCGACGCTCGCCGATCGCATTATCCAGTTGTGCGGCGGCTTGTCCGACCGTGAAATGGAATCGCAGGTGCTCGACTCGATGGATCTCGAGCGCGAGCGCGGCATCACTATCAAGGCGCAAACCGCGGCGCTGACCTATCGTGCGCGCGACGGGAAGGTTTACAACCTCAACCTGATCGACACACCGGGCCACGTGGACTTCTCGTACGAAGTGAGCCGCTCGCTGTCGGCTTGCGAGGGCGCGCTGCTCGTCGTGGACGCAAGCCAGGGTGTCGAAGCGCAGACGGTCGCGAACTGCTACACGGCCATCGACCTCGGTGTCGAAGTTGTACCGGTGCTCAACAAGATCGATCTGCCGGCAGCGAATCCCGAAAACGCGATTGCCGAAATCGAAGACGTGATCGGCATCGACGCAACCGACGCCACGCGCTGCAGCGCGAAGACAGGCGAGGGCGTGGAGGACGTGCTCGAGGCGCTCGTTGCCAAGGTGCCGCCGCCGAAGGGCGACCCGGAAGCGCCGCTTCAGGCGCTCATCATCGACTCGTGGTTCGACAACTACGTCGGCGTCGTCATGCTCGTGCGTATCGTCAACGGCACGCTGCGCCCGAAGGAGCGCATCAAGCTGATGGCAACGGGCGCTCAGTACCCGGTGGAGCACGTTGGCGTCTTCACGCCGAAGTCGAAGGACCTCGAGGCGCTTTCGGCAGGCCAGGTGGGTTTCATCATCGCCGGCATCAAGGAGCTCGCGGCCACCAAGGTGGGCGACACGGTCACCAACGCGGCAAAGCCCGCCGCGAAGCCGCTGCCGGGCTTCAAGGAAGTGAAGCCGCAGGTGTTCGCGGGGCTCTATCCCGTCGAGGCCAACCAGTACGACGCGCTGCGAGAGTCGCTCGAAAAGCTGAAGCTCAACGACGCGTCGCTGCAATACGAGCCGGAAGTCTCACAGGCGCTCGGCTTCGGCTTCCGCTGCGGCTTCCTCGGCTTGTTGCACATGGAGATCGTGCAGGAGCGGCTCGAACGCGAATTCGACATGGACCTGATCACCACGGCGCCTACCGTGGTGTACGAAGTGGTGCTGGCCGACGGCAGCACGATCATGGTCGAGAACCCGGCGAAGATGCCGGACCCGTCGAAGATCGAAGAGATTCGCGAGCCGATCGTCACCGTGAACCTGTACATGCCGCAGGACTACGTGGGCTCGGTCATCACGCTGTGCACGCAAAAGCGCGGCAACCAGGTGAACATGCAGTACCACGGTCGCCAGGTACAGCTCACCTACGAAATTCCGATGGCCGAGATCGTGCTCGACTTCTTCGATCGGCTGAAGTCGGTGTCGCGCGGCTACGCGTCCATGGACTACGAGTTCAAGGAATATCGCGCGTCGGACGTGGTCAAGGTCGACATGCTGATCAACGGCGACAAGGTGGATGCGCTTTCCGTGATTGTCCACCGTTCGCAGTCGCAGTACCGCGGCCGCGAAGTGGCTGCGAAAATGCGCGAGATCATTCCGCGCCAGATGTACGACGTCGCGATCCAGGCGGCGATCGGCGCGCACATCATCGCGCGCGAGAACATCAAGGCGCTGCGCAAGAACGTGCTCGCCAAGTGCTACGGCGGCGACATCACACGCAAGAAGAAGCTGCTCGAGAAACAGAAGGAAGGTAAGAAGCGGATGAAGCAGGTCGGCTCCGTCGAAATTCCGCAAGAGGCATTTCTCGCCATCCTTCGTGTCGAAGACAAATAA
- a CDS encoding sigma-54-dependent transcriptional regulator produces MPHALIVEDDPNSLSGLSAILGADGFSVDTAATLAEARSALARFIPDVVLVDLNLPDGSGLDLLQHLPAQPPGGALPVIVMTGNATVESAIEGLRHGIWDYLLKPVNIPRLRSLLARIPRPYELTEEVRTLRATLRQMGRFGRMIGRSTAIQHIYDAIEQFAPTEAAVLISGEAGTGKEIAARTLHEMSRRRKGPFVVFDSRKAAAQEDGRPLESLLFGHERGAFSGAEQREPGLVDQASGGTLFIDELADLPRPQQEALLHALDSQTFMRVGGTSKVGTDFRLVAATRTVPRNAVAEGRLHEDLWLRLDAAALALPPLREREDDAALFAQAFVDELNQETHARGLTGTTRLISPEFIRECLSYEWPGNVRELQERVRRAYHASGEVLETLRADETGSGGMRDLNGGRVQVTVGTPLADVEEMLIRATLDAVGGTRHRAASLLGISPKTLYNKLQRMRLN; encoded by the coding sequence ATGCCACACGCCCTGATTGTCGAAGACGATCCCAACAGCCTGTCCGGCCTGTCCGCCATCCTCGGTGCAGACGGCTTTTCGGTGGACACCGCGGCCACGCTTGCCGAGGCGCGCAGCGCGCTCGCGCGCTTCATCCCTGACGTGGTACTGGTCGATCTGAATCTGCCCGACGGCAGCGGCCTCGACCTGCTTCAGCATCTGCCCGCGCAGCCGCCCGGCGGCGCGTTGCCCGTAATCGTGATGACCGGCAACGCAACGGTGGAAAGCGCCATCGAAGGCTTGCGGCACGGCATCTGGGACTATCTGCTCAAGCCCGTCAACATCCCGCGGTTGCGTAGCCTGCTCGCGCGCATTCCGCGCCCCTACGAACTGACCGAGGAAGTGCGCACCCTACGCGCCACGCTGCGGCAGATGGGCCGCTTCGGCCGCATGATCGGGCGCAGCACGGCCATCCAGCACATCTACGACGCCATCGAGCAATTTGCGCCCACCGAGGCCGCCGTGCTGATCAGCGGCGAAGCGGGCACGGGCAAGGAGATCGCAGCGCGCACGCTGCATGAGATGAGCCGCCGCCGCAAAGGACCTTTCGTGGTGTTCGACAGCCGCAAGGCCGCCGCCCAGGAAGATGGCCGCCCGCTCGAAAGCCTGCTCTTCGGCCATGAACGCGGCGCATTCAGCGGCGCCGAGCAGCGCGAACCGGGACTCGTCGATCAGGCGAGCGGCGGCACGCTCTTCATCGACGAACTCGCGGACCTGCCGCGCCCGCAGCAGGAAGCGCTGCTGCACGCGCTCGATTCGCAGACCTTCATGCGCGTGGGCGGCACGAGCAAGGTGGGGACCGACTTCCGGCTCGTGGCGGCCACCCGCACGGTGCCGCGCAACGCCGTGGCCGAAGGCCGGCTGCACGAAGACCTGTGGCTGCGCCTCGACGCGGCCGCCCTCGCCCTGCCGCCGCTGCGCGAACGCGAAGACGACGCCGCGCTTTTCGCGCAGGCATTCGTCGACGAACTGAACCAGGAAACGCACGCGCGCGGCCTCACGGGCACCACGCGGCTGATCTCGCCCGAATTCATCCGCGAGTGTCTTTCGTACGAGTGGCCCGGCAACGTGCGCGAATTGCAGGAGCGCGTGCGGCGCGCGTATCACGCGTCCGGAGAAGTGCTGGAAACGCTGCGCGCGGACGAAACCGGCAGCGGCGGCATGCGCGACCTGAACGGCGGACGCGTCCAGGTGACGGTCGGCACGCCGCTCGCCGATGTCGAAGAAATGCTGATTCGCGCCACGCTGGACGCGGTGGGCGGAACGCGGCATCGCGCCGCGTCGCTGCTCGGCATCAGCCCCAAGACGCTCTACAACAAGCTGCAGCGCATGCGGCTCAATTGA
- the era gene encoding GTPase Era: protein MVAIVGRPNVGKSTLMNALVGQKISITSRKAQTTRHRITGINTIEDAQYIFVDTPGFQTRHSSALNRSLNRAVTSTLSSVDAVLFVIEAGRFGPDDQKVLDLIPPSAPTLLIANKLDRVSDKNTLFPFFQQMNALREFKEIVPLSAKNPDDIKRLLATIKPYLPEGEPIYGEDDLTDRSERFLAAEILREKVFRWTGDELPYTSTVLIDKFETEGRLRRIFATILVERDGHKAMVIGQKGAKLKQISTEARLDMEKLFDGPVYLETFVKVKSGWADNEAGLRAYGYE from the coding sequence ATGGTCGCGATCGTCGGCCGCCCGAACGTCGGCAAATCGACGCTGATGAACGCGCTCGTCGGTCAGAAGATCAGCATTACGTCGCGCAAGGCGCAGACCACGCGCCATCGCATTACCGGCATCAACACGATCGAGGACGCGCAGTACATCTTCGTCGACACGCCCGGTTTCCAGACCCGCCACAGCTCGGCGCTGAACCGCTCGCTGAACCGGGCCGTCACGTCGACGCTGAGTTCGGTGGACGCCGTGCTGTTCGTCATCGAGGCAGGCCGCTTCGGGCCCGACGACCAGAAAGTGCTCGACCTCATTCCGCCGTCCGCGCCCACCTTGCTGATCGCCAACAAGCTCGATCGCGTCTCGGACAAGAACACGCTCTTTCCGTTCTTCCAGCAGATGAACGCGCTGCGGGAGTTCAAGGAAATCGTGCCGCTTTCCGCGAAGAACCCGGACGACATCAAGCGTCTGCTTGCCACGATCAAGCCGTATCTGCCCGAGGGTGAGCCGATTTACGGCGAGGACGACCTGACCGATCGCAGCGAGCGCTTCCTCGCCGCCGAAATCCTGCGCGAGAAAGTGTTCCGCTGGACCGGCGACGAGTTGCCTTACACGAGCACGGTGCTCATCGACAAATTCGAAACCGAAGGGCGGCTGCGGCGCATCTTCGCGACCATTCTCGTCGAGCGCGACGGCCACAAGGCGATGGTGATCGGTCAGAAGGGCGCCAAGCTCAAGCAGATCAGCACGGAAGCGCGGCTCGACATGGAGAAGCTGTTCGATGGCCCGGTCTATCTGGAGACCTTCGTCAAGGTGAAGAGCGGTTGGGCCGATAACGAAGCCGGGCTGCGGGCGTATGGGTACGAATGA
- the pdxJ gene encoding pyridoxine 5'-phosphate synthase: protein MSFFLTSPNVIELGVNIDHVATLRNARGTSYPDPIRAALAAEEAGADAITLHLREDRRHIVDADVRGLRPQLKTRMNLECAVTPEMLDIACEVKPHDACLVPEKRQELTTEGGLDVAGQFDAVRGACRQLADAGIRVSLFIDADETQIRAANEAGAPVIELHTGRYAEAHDASEQQREYERVVRGVEFGIGLGLKVNAGHGLHYTNVQQIAAIDGIAELNIGHAIVAHAVFAGWENAVREMKAIMVAARLGARG, encoded by the coding sequence ATGAGCTTCTTTCTCACCTCGCCGAACGTGATCGAGCTGGGCGTCAACATCGACCACGTCGCCACGCTGCGCAACGCGCGCGGCACGTCGTATCCCGATCCGATCCGCGCCGCGCTCGCGGCAGAAGAGGCGGGCGCCGACGCCATCACGTTGCATCTGCGCGAGGACCGCCGCCACATCGTCGATGCCGACGTCCGCGGGCTGCGCCCGCAGCTGAAGACGCGCATGAACCTCGAATGCGCCGTCACGCCGGAAATGCTCGACATTGCGTGCGAGGTGAAGCCGCACGACGCGTGTCTCGTTCCCGAGAAGCGCCAGGAGCTGACCACCGAAGGTGGCCTCGACGTCGCGGGCCAGTTCGACGCGGTGCGCGGCGCGTGCCGCCAGCTTGCGGACGCCGGCATTCGCGTGTCGCTTTTCATCGACGCCGACGAGACGCAGATCCGCGCCGCGAACGAAGCCGGCGCGCCGGTGATCGAGTTGCACACCGGCCGTTACGCCGAAGCGCACGACGCGAGCGAACAGCAACGCGAATACGAGCGGGTCGTACGTGGAGTGGAATTCGGCATCGGGTTGGGGCTCAAGGTCAACGCGGGGCACGGTCTGCACTACACGAACGTGCAGCAGATCGCTGCCATCGACGGCATTGCCGAACTCAACATCGGCCACGCGATCGTGGCGCACGCGGTTTTCGCCGGCTGGGAGAACGCCGTGCGCGAGATGAAGGCGATCATGGTCGCCGCGCGTCTCGGCGCGCGCGGCTGA
- a CDS encoding glutaredoxin family protein, with amino-acid sequence MSTARATLTLYGRAWCHLCDDMRAALEPLLAEFGATVEVIDIDTDPALEARYNELVPVLAFEGGELCRYRFEEGPVRAALTRRAASARG; translated from the coding sequence ATGTCCACCGCCCGCGCAACCCTCACGCTGTACGGGCGCGCGTGGTGCCACCTTTGCGACGATATGCGCGCCGCGCTCGAGCCGTTGCTGGCCGAGTTCGGCGCGACCGTCGAAGTCATCGATATCGATACGGACCCGGCGCTCGAGGCGCGCTACAACGAGCTGGTGCCGGTGCTCGCGTTCGAGGGCGGCGAGTTGTGCCGCTACCGGTTCGAAGAGGGGCCGGTGCGAGCTGCGCTGACGCGGCGCGCGGCGTCAGCGCGAGGATGA
- the rnc gene encoding ribonuclease III has protein sequence MPLSPLESRLRYEFRNAELLRQALTHRSHSATHNERLEFLGDSVLNCAVAALLFQRFSKLDEGDLSRVRANLVKQQSLYEIAQALNISESLRLGEGELRSGGFRRPSILADALEAVFGAIFLDGGFDAAQTVIKRLYVPILDHIDPRTLGKDSKTLLQEYLQGHKIALPTYTVVATHGAAHNQQFEVECTVPKLDVKVSGSGASRRAAEQAAAKKALEEVMAVAPALTTKPKRSKNSRAAKAEPEVVPGVTGVQAALDLRAPERRPDRAARAAEKAAAPAEPDTERAPAVPPVVQASVPPAAPLAVIRAAHVGSTQGLEKTSEKPAEKSIEKSAERTADRSAEKLHDKAPEKSAEKSQSKEDTAVEKVESASAERGRSEKSERPESRADRSAERSESPDAAATAVSGTPAVKAAVADRAEATVHSIDRSGERSDASSGARPPADKSAAPRGRDVSSGTSEDAVAAPGAVPVRAADAGH, from the coding sequence ATGCCCCTATCTCCGCTGGAAAGCCGCTTGCGCTATGAATTTCGTAATGCGGAATTGTTGCGCCAGGCTTTAACCCACCGCAGTCACAGTGCCACGCATAATGAACGGCTCGAATTTCTGGGCGATTCCGTTCTGAATTGCGCGGTGGCTGCCCTTTTGTTCCAGCGCTTCAGCAAACTGGACGAAGGCGACCTGTCGCGTGTGCGGGCCAATCTCGTCAAGCAACAGTCGCTGTACGAGATTGCTCAGGCCCTCAATATCTCGGAGAGCCTGAGGTTGGGGGAAGGCGAGTTGCGAAGCGGCGGCTTTCGCCGTCCGTCCATTCTGGCCGATGCGCTGGAGGCGGTCTTCGGCGCGATCTTCCTCGACGGCGGCTTCGACGCCGCCCAGACGGTCATCAAGCGCCTCTACGTCCCGATTCTCGATCATATCGACCCTCGCACGCTCGGCAAGGATTCGAAGACGCTGCTGCAGGAATACCTGCAAGGGCACAAGATCGCGCTGCCCACCTATACCGTGGTCGCTACGCATGGTGCGGCGCACAATCAGCAGTTCGAGGTGGAATGCACGGTGCCGAAGCTCGACGTGAAGGTGTCGGGCTCAGGCGCGAGCCGCCGCGCCGCCGAACAGGCCGCGGCCAAGAAGGCGCTGGAAGAGGTGATGGCCGTGGCGCCGGCGCTCACGACCAAACCGAAGCGCTCGAAGAATTCGCGTGCCGCCAAGGCGGAGCCGGAAGTCGTGCCGGGCGTAACGGGCGTGCAGGCCGCGCTGGATCTGCGCGCCCCGGAACGCCGCCCGGATCGCGCGGCACGTGCCGCGGAAAAGGCGGCGGCCCCGGCCGAACCGGATACCGAGCGTGCCCCTGCTGTTCCTCCCGTAGTACAAGCTTCGGTGCCACCCGCCGCGCCGCTGGCCGTCATTCGCGCCGCTCATGTCGGCTCGACCCAGGGTCTGGAGAAAACGTCCGAAAAGCCGGCTGAGAAAAGCATCGAGAAATCCGCGGAAAGGACGGCGGACCGAAGCGCTGAGAAGCTCCACGACAAAGCACCCGAGAAGAGCGCCGAAAAGTCGCAATCGAAGGAAGACACTGCTGTAGAGAAGGTCGAGTCAGCCTCGGCCGAACGCGGTCGGTCCGAGAAATCCGAGCGCCCTGAGTCGCGCGCCGACCGTTCTGCCGAAAGGTCGGAGTCCCCTGACGCTGCCGCGACGGCTGTGTCTGGCACACCGGCCGTCAAGGCTGCCGTCGCGGATCGCGCCGAAGCCACCGTCCATAGCATCGACCGCTCCGGCGAGCGTAGCGACGCATCGTCCGGCGCGCGTCCGCCCGCGGACAAGTCCGCCGCACCGCGCGGTCGCGATGTGTCGTCCGGCACGTCCGAAGACGCAGTCGCGGCGCCCGGCGCCGTACCCGTCCGCGCCGCGGACGCGGGCCACTGA
- the recO gene encoding DNA repair protein RecO: MGTNDAWMTLDPGVHPVDRLDPDEAEAAETVPRARRGRKAGTEIKAASDPARGTPDEAGDENGGRAGPSRASGERSRPSRRRVPRAPSPSTPQYRIAEQPAFVLHSYPYRESSLIIDVLSRDHGRLALVAKGAKRPHSALRGVLQTFQPLSLSWTGKGEVRTLTTAEWVGGMLPLAGDALLCGFYVNELLVKFCAREDPHPQLFHHYVVTLTRLAHDEPAVQVLRSFERVLLRETGYAMSLDKTASRKPVLAEGRYVFDPERGVREASDDLPAQWPIIAGQTLLDMEEDDYHRPQTVAQSKTLMRFLLNTYLGGAPLATRQILIDLQNL, encoded by the coding sequence ATGGGTACGAATGACGCATGGATGACGCTCGACCCAGGCGTCCATCCCGTCGATCGGCTCGATCCCGACGAGGCCGAAGCCGCTGAAACTGTGCCGCGTGCGCGGCGCGGCCGCAAGGCGGGCACCGAGATCAAGGCGGCAAGCGATCCTGCGCGCGGCACGCCTGACGAAGCCGGCGATGAAAACGGCGGACGCGCAGGGCCGAGCCGCGCGAGCGGCGAACGAAGCCGCCCCTCCAGGCGCCGCGTTCCACGCGCGCCGTCGCCGTCCACCCCTCAGTATCGAATCGCCGAGCAGCCGGCCTTCGTGCTGCACAGCTATCCCTATCGCGAAAGCAGCCTGATCATCGACGTGCTGTCGCGCGACCACGGCCGCCTTGCCCTTGTCGCCAAGGGCGCGAAGCGCCCGCACTCGGCGCTGCGCGGCGTGCTTCAGACCTTCCAGCCGCTCTCGCTCTCGTGGACCGGCAAAGGCGAAGTCCGCACGCTGACCACGGCCGAATGGGTGGGCGGCATGTTGCCGCTCGCGGGCGATGCGCTGCTGTGTGGTTTCTACGTGAACGAACTGCTCGTGAAGTTCTGCGCGCGCGAAGATCCGCACCCGCAACTGTTCCATCACTACGTCGTCACGCTCACGCGTCTCGCGCACGACGAGCCCGCCGTGCAGGTGCTGCGCTCCTTCGAGCGCGTGTTGCTGCGCGAGACCGGCTACGCGATGTCGCTCGACAAGACCGCATCGCGCAAGCCGGTGCTCGCGGAGGGCCGCTACGTGTTCGATCCGGAACGCGGCGTGCGCGAAGCGTCCGACGACCTGCCTGCGCAATGGCCCATCATTGCGGGCCAGACATTGCTCGACATGGAAGAGGACGATTACCATCGTCCGCAGACCGTCGCGCAAAGCAAAACGCTGATGCGTTTTCTGCTCAACACTTACCTTGGCGGCGCGCCGCTTGCCACACGTCAGATCCTGATCGACCTGCAAAACCTATGA
- the acpS gene encoding holo-ACP synthase, giving the protein MAIYGIGTDIVQVSRVEAVMTRTNGRFAEKVLGPDELRVYHARNARSQVRGLAFLATRFSAKEAFSKAIGLGMHWPMTWRAMQTLNEPSGKPVVVASGELAEWLAARRITARVTISDEHDYAVSFVIAEVDDSIEAGPAA; this is encoded by the coding sequence ATGGCGATCTACGGCATCGGCACAGACATCGTTCAGGTGAGCCGCGTCGAGGCGGTGATGACGCGCACCAACGGGCGCTTCGCAGAGAAGGTGCTTGGCCCCGACGAGCTGCGCGTCTATCACGCGCGCAACGCGCGTTCGCAGGTGCGCGGGCTCGCGTTTCTCGCCACGCGCTTTTCCGCCAAAGAGGCGTTCTCGAAGGCGATCGGTCTCGGCATGCATTGGCCCATGACGTGGCGCGCGATGCAGACGCTCAACGAGCCGAGCGGCAAGCCCGTGGTGGTGGCGTCGGGCGAACTCGCCGAGTGGCTGGCCGCGCGCCGCATCACCGCGCGTGTGACCATCAGCGACGAGCACGACTACGCCGTGTCGTTCGTGATTGCCGAAGTCGACGACAGCATCGAAGCCGGCCCCGCCGCATGA
- the lepB gene encoding signal peptidase I, which yields MNFALILFVLVVLTGVAWVADKLVFMPQRRRAAEAAVAEFDRQQARVGERFADENAPATRARLREEKLRQPWWLEYSASFFPVILVVFVVRSFVIEPFKIPSGSMVPTLLVGDFILVNKFDYGIRLPIVNTKLTQGRPLERGDVVVFRYPKDESVDYIKRVIGLPGDVVAYEDKKLTINGKLVPETALPDYFDEERIGYAKQFEEDINGRKNAILNNPAVPPFVMGAEDYPYRENCQYNDRGVVCKVPAGHYFMMGDNRDNSADSRYWGFVPDKNLVGRAFFIWMNFSNLKRIGSFN from the coding sequence ATGAATTTTGCCCTGATTCTTTTTGTGCTCGTCGTTCTGACGGGCGTTGCATGGGTGGCGGACAAACTGGTTTTCATGCCGCAGCGGCGGCGGGCGGCAGAAGCAGCAGTGGCGGAATTCGACCGCCAGCAGGCCCGCGTCGGCGAGCGCTTCGCAGACGAGAACGCGCCAGCCACGCGGGCTCGTTTACGCGAGGAAAAGCTGCGTCAGCCCTGGTGGCTCGAGTATTCCGCGAGCTTCTTTCCCGTCATCCTCGTGGTTTTCGTGGTGCGCTCGTTCGTGATCGAGCCGTTCAAGATTCCGTCGGGATCGATGGTGCCCACGCTGCTGGTCGGCGACTTCATCCTCGTCAACAAATTCGACTATGGCATCCGTCTGCCCATCGTGAATACGAAGCTCACGCAGGGCCGTCCGCTCGAACGCGGCGACGTGGTGGTGTTCCGCTACCCGAAAGACGAGTCGGTGGACTACATCAAGCGCGTGATCGGCTTGCCTGGCGACGTCGTCGCGTACGAAGACAAGAAGCTCACCATCAACGGCAAGCTCGTTCCCGAAACCGCGCTGCCCGACTACTTCGACGAGGAACGCATCGGCTACGCGAAGCAGTTCGAAGAAGACATCAACGGGCGCAAGAACGCGATCCTCAATAATCCGGCGGTGCCGCCGTTCGTGATGGGCGCGGAAGATTATCCGTACCGCGAGAACTGCCAGTACAACGACCGCGGCGTCGTGTGCAAGGTGCCGGCGGGCCACTACTTCATGATGGGCGACAACCGCGACAACAGCGCCGACAGCCGCTACTGGGGCTTCGTTCCGGACAAGAACCTGGTTGGCCGCGCCTTCTTCATCTGGATGAACTTCAGCAACCTGAAGCGCATCGGCTCGTTCAACTGA